The DNA segment CAGGCCCTGAACGGCATCCTGTTCGTGCTCTACACCGGGATCCGGTGGGAGTTCCTGCCCCAAGAGCTGGGCTACGGCTCGGGGATGACCTGCTGGAGACGGCTGCGGGACTGGAACGCCGCCGGAGTCTGGCAGCGGCT comes from the Catenulispora sp. MAP5-51 genome and includes:
- a CDS encoding transposase; the encoded protein is MWERIEPLLPQVKHNPRYPGRPRLDDRQALNGILFVLYTGIRWEFLPQELGYGSGMTCWRRLRDWNAAGVWQRL